One Cucumis sativus cultivar 9930 chromosome 1, Cucumber_9930_V3, whole genome shotgun sequence DNA segment encodes these proteins:
- the LOC101219343 gene encoding protein TSS: MAPKAGKTKPHKPKGDKKKKEEKVLPTVVELTVETPEDSQVTLKGISTDRILDVRKLLGVHVETCHLTNFSLSHEVRGSSLKDSVDIISLKPCHLTILQEDYTEELAVAHIRRLLDIVACTTSFGGSSNSPKSPPRTTPKDLTSKESCLTDYEAALPSPETGDKKVATGPGDGAQNLRHGPKGLRCLDGSNDGSEKADGSISMCLPPRLGQFYEFFSFSYLTPPLQYIRRSSRPFLVDKTEDDFFQIDVRVCNGKPTTIVASRKGFYPAGKHLLLNHSLVGLLQQISRAFDAAYRALMKAFTDHNKFGNLPYGFRANTWVVPPVVAENPSAFPQLPVEDENWGGNGGGQGRDGKHNLRQWAKEFAILVAMPCKTAEERQIRDRKAFLLHSLFVDVSVFKAIEVINRLIEINRFPVNDPNGLGSHEEVVGDLIIKVTRDVQDASIKLDRKNDGSLVLGVSREDLSRRNLLKGITADESATVHDTSTLGVVVIRHCGYTAIVKVTTEVNWGGIPQDIDIEDQPEGGENALNVNSLRMLLHKSNTPQASNTSTRLQTTNVDHLQYSRTVVRKVMEESLLRLEEEPVKNSRSIRWELGACWVQHLQNQASGKTEPKKTEETKLEPVVKGLGKQGGLLKEIKKKTDLGTSKVEPGKEVDPTNQKEMEKQDDDKEQMWKMLLPESAYLRLKESETGLHKKSPEELIDMAHNYYADTALPKLVSDFGSLELSPVDGRTLTDFMHTRGLQMCSLGRVVELADKLPHVQSLCIHEMIVRAYKHILQAVIAAVNFSDLATSIASCLNVLLGTPSVEDETDWKDDCDLKWKWVKTFLLKRFGWQWKYDSSSQDLRKYAILRGLCHKVGLELVPRDYNMESASPFKKSDIISMVPVYKHVACSSADGRTLLESSKTSLDKGKLEDAVNYGTKALAKLVSVCGPYHRMTAGAYSLLAVVLYHTGDFNQATIYQQKALDINERELGLDHPDTMKSYGDLAVFYYRLQHTELALKYVNRALYLLHLTCGPSHPNTAATYINVAMMEEGLGNVHVALRYLHEALKCNQRLLGADHIQTAASYHAIAIALSLMEAYSLSVQHEQTTLQILQAKLGSEDLRTQDAAAWLEYFESKALEQQEAARNGTPKPDASISSKGHLSVSDLLDYIAPDADLKARDAQRKARAKIKGKSGQYTETGAEEFHKDEDLSPNYSAIESPSDKENKSQEALLEEQVIEKSDTVLFDVTKLNKNIDQVQDEASDGGWQEAVPKGRSVLGRKSSGSKRPSLAKLNTNFINTSQSSRYRGKPNSFVSPRTNSSESTASVGSSVPIPHKLTKSGSFSSKPTSNPFSPGSTEKPSDPSKSAPCSPAITDQVAKSSSISASGSVQVAGKLLSYKEVALAPPGTIVKAATEQLAKGPTLVEVSSQEIQEKVTTELTVGEVATIKDEEDVKAERIGVEKKSEGLVNEIIETDKQESISHQLQEEDVTSSVENRTVGDDELQVINKPSDEIEVESSKASIQIEAGISVSPESDCTSGEENSSVSKEKANENDLPVDSVDVKPTPTEVEKQDEVEGGKETTKKLSATAPPFNPSTIPVFGSVSGPGFKDHGGILPPPINIPPMLTVNPVRRSPHQSATARVPYGPRLSGGYNRSGNRIPRNKQISQNSDHSADGTLFNASRIMNPLAAEFVPGHPWVPNGYPVSPNAYLASPNGYPFPPNGILLSPTGYPAPVNGIPVTQNGSPVDASPPGLDDDSETKTETEDETNNDLTNSSTDIECENQKEMDPKPDVKSVETDHSHSNVQEKLHDSAPVAATDSVATKEVSQDTVEEKKSKKRWGDSSDNEEVSN; this comes from the exons ATGGCTCCCAAAGCTGGAAAAACTAAGCCCCATAAGCCTAAAGgagacaagaaaaagaaagaggagaaag TTTTGCCCACTGTTGTTGAACTAACCGTTGAAACTCCAGAAGACTCTCAAGTGACCCTTAAg GGAATATCGACGGACAGGATCTTGGATGTGAGAAAGCTGTTGGGAGTGCACGTGGAGACGTGTCATTTGACGAATTTCTCCCTATCGCATGAG GTTCGAGGATCGAGCCTAAAAGATTCGGTGGACATCATCTCTCTAAAACCCTGCCACCTAACAATCCTCCAAG AGGACTACACCGAAGAACTCGCCGTCGCACACATCCGGCGACTGCTTGATATCGTCGCTTGCACCACCTCCTTTGGCGGTTCCTCCAATTCCCCCAAGTCACCGCCTAGAACCACTCCTAAAGACCTTACCTCCAAAGAATCTTGTTTAACTGATTATGAGGCTGCCCTACCCAGTCCTGAAACCGGAGACAAGAAGGTGGCCACTGGTCCTGGCGATGGAGCTCAGAATCTCAGACATGGACCTAAGGGTCTCAGATGCCTGGACGGATCGAACGATGGTTCGGAAAAAGCTGATGGCTCTATTTCAATGTGCCTGCCGCCGCGGCTTGGCCAGTTTTATGagttcttctccttctcttacCTGACACCACCACTCCAAT ACATTCGGAGATCAAGTCGACCGTTCCTTGTGGATAAGACTGAAGATGATTTCTTTCAGATTGAT GTTCGAGTTTGCAATGGAAAACCAACAACAATTGTTGCTTCGAGAAAAGGGTTTTACCCGGCTGGGAAGCATCTTCTTCTTAATCATTCCTTGGTGGGACTGTTGCAGCAGATAAGTAGAGCATTTGATGCT GCATATAGGGCGCTAATGAAAGCTTTCACAGATCACAACAAA TTTGGAAACCTACCTTATGGTTTTCGGGCAAATACTTGGGTGGTTCCACCTGTTGTTGCTGAAAACCCATCTGCTTTCCCCCAACTTCCTGTAGAAGATGAGAATTGGGGAGGAAATGGAGGAGGGCAAGGAAGAGATGGAAAGCATAATCTCAGGCAATGGGCAAAAGAGTTTGCAATTCTGGTTGCAATGCCTTGCAAAACTGCGGAGGAGAGGCAAATCCGTGATAGAAAAGCATTTCTGCTTCACAGTTTATTTGTCGACGTGTCAGTCTTTAAGGCTATTGAAGTAATCAATCGGCTTATCGAGATTAATCGATTTCCTGTGAATGATCCAAATGGTTTGGGGTCTCATGAGGAAGTTGTTGGAGATTTAATCATCAAGGTAACAAGAGATGTACAAGATGCGAGCATAAAATTGGACCGtaaaaatgatggaagtttGGTTCTTGGAGTCTCAAGAGAGGATCTTTCTCGTAGAAATTTACTTAAAGGCATTACTGCTGATGAGAGTGCCACTGTCCAT GATACTTCCACATTGGGGGTTGTGGTCATTAGACATTGTGGCTATACAGCTATTGTGAAAGTTACAACAGAGGTGAATTGGGGGGGAATTCCTCAGGACATTGACATTGAAGATCAACCGGAAGGAGGAGAAAATGCTCTAAATGTTAATAG ctTGAGAATGTTGCTACACAAGTCAAACACGCCTCAAGCATCAAATACTTCCACCCGATTGCAGACCACAAATGTTGATCATTTACAATATTCAAGGACGGTAGTTAGAAAAGTaatggaagaaagtttgttaAGGTTGGAGGAAGAACCTGTCAAAAACTCTAGGTCCATTAGGTGGGAGCTAGGTGCATGTTGGGTTCAACATTTGCAAAATCAAGCTTCAGGAAAAACTGAGCCTAAGAAAACAGAAGAAACCAAGTTAGAGCCAGTTGTAAAGGGTCTTGGAAAACAAGGTGGACTTTTAAAggagattaagaaaaaaacagaccTTGGAACTAGTAAAGTAGAACCTGGGAAGGAAGTTGATCCCACTAACCAAAAGGAAATGGAGAAACAAGATGATGATAAGGAACAGATGTGGAAAATGTTGCTTCCTGAATCTGCTTATTTGCGATTGAAAGAATCAGAAACCGGTCTTCACAAAAAG TCACCAGAGGAGTTGATTGATATGGCTCATAATTATTATGCTGATACTGCCCTTCCGAAACTG GTTTCAGACTTTGGATCCCTTGAACTCTCACCTGTTGATGGAAGGACGTTGACAGATTTCATGCACACCCGGGGGTTGCAAATGTGTTCATTGGGCCGTGTG GTTGAACTTGCAGATAAGCTTCCACATGTGCAATCTTTATGTATACACGAAATGATTGTTCGGGCTTATAAACACATATTGCAAGCAGTTATAGCTGCAGTCAATTTTTCTGACTTGGCCACATCAATAGCATCGTGTCTAAATGTGTTGTTGGGTACACCTTCAGTTGAAGATGAAACCGATTGGAAGGATGATTGTGATTTGAAATGGAAGTGGGTGAAAACATTCCTTCTAAAGAGATTTGGATGGCAATGGAAATATGACAGCAGCTCTCAAGATCTCAGAAAATATGCTATCCTTCGAGGATTATGTCACAAG GTTGGGTTAGAGCTTGTTCCCAGAGATTATAATATGGAAAGTGCTTCACCTTTCAAAAAGTCAGATATTATTAGTATGGTCCCTGTGTACAAG CACGTTGCATGTTCGTCCGCAGATGGGCGTACACTGTTGGAATCTTCCAAAACTTCCTTGGATAAAGGGAAATTGGAGGATGCTGTTAATTATGGTACAAAG GCACTCGCGAAACTTGTCTCTGTTTGTGGTCCGTATCATCGAATGACTGCTGGAGCATATAGTCTTCTGGCAGTAGTGCTTTATCATACAGGGGATTTTAATCAG GCAACCATATATCAGCAAAAGGCTTTGGATATTAATGAGAGAGAACTTGGACTTGACCACCCTGATACAATGAAAAGTTACGGAGATCTAGCTGTTTTCTATTATCGACTTCAACACACAGAACTGGCATTGAA GTATGTGAACCGAGCTTTGTACCTTTTGCATTTGACGTGTGGACCTTCTCATCCAAACACGGCAGCTACTTACATCAACGTAGCAATGATGGAAGAAGGTTTAGGAAATGTGCATGTTGCTTTAAGATACCTGCATGAGGCTTTAAAGTGCAACCAAAGACTTCTAGGGGCTGATCACATACAG ACTGCTGCAAGCTACCACGCGATAGCGATTGCTCTATCTTTAATGGAAGCATACTCGCTAAGTGTTCAGCATGAGCAAACCACATTGCAAATACTACAGGCCAAACTTGGATCTGAGGATTTGCGTACTCAG GACGCAGCAGCATGGCTTGAGTACTTCGAATCGAAGGCCTTGGAGCAGCAGGAAGCTGCACGAAATGGCACCCCTAAGCCGGATGCTTCCATCTCCAGTAAAGGTCATTTAAG TGTGTCAGACCTCTTGGATTATATAGCCCCAGATGCAGATTTAAAAGCCAGAGATGCTCAGAGGAAGGCTCGTGCCAAG ATCAAAGGAAAATCGGGTCAGTACACAGAAACAGGTGCTGAAGAATTTCATAAGGATGAAGATTTGTCGCCAAATTACTCTGCCATCGAGAGTCCAAGtgataaagaaaacaaatctcAAGAAGCCCTGTTGGAGGAACAAGTAATTGAAAAATCTGATACGGTTCTATTTGATGTTACAAAgcttaataaaaatattgaccAAGTGCAAGACGAGGCCTCAGATGGTGGCTGGCAAGAGGCAGTTCCTAAAGGCCGTTCTGTATTAGGTCGCAAGTCATCAGGTTCAAAGAGGCCAAGCTTGgcaaaattaaatactaatttCATAAACACATCTCAATCATCAAGATACAGGGGAAAGCCTAATAGCTTTGTATCACCTAGAACCAACTCAAGTGAATCTACAGCTTCAGTTGGCTCATCCGTTCCCATTCCACATAAATTGACTAAGAGTGGAAGCTTCAGTTCTAAGCCTACTAGTAACCCTTTCAGTCCAGGCAGTACTGAAAAACCATCTGACCCCTCCAAATCAGCTCCATGTTCTCCTGCCATAACCGATCAAGTAGCAAAATCTTCATCTATATCTGCTTCAGGAAGTGTTCAGGTAGCTGGAAAACTTTTATCATACAAAGAAGTTGCGTTGGCTCCACCTGGAACTATTGTAAAGGCAGCAACAGAGCAGCTGGCAAAAGGCCCTACTCTTGTTGAAGTGAGTTCACAGGAAATCCAGGAGAAAGTTACCACTGAACTCACTGTTGGTGAGGTAGCCACTATAAAAGATGAAGAGGATGTGAAAGCTGAAAGAATTggtgtagaaaaaaaaagcgaAGGCCTTGTCAATGAGATTATAGAAACAGACAAACAGGAATCCATATCTCACCAACTCCAGGAGGAGGATGTGACTTCTTCTGTGGAAAATAGAACGGTGGGAGATGATGAATTACAGGTGATCAACAAGCCTAGTGATGAAATAGAAGTTGAAAGCTCCAAGGCTTCAATACAAATAGAAGCAGGTATTTCTGTTTCCCCAGAAAGTGATTGTACTTCAGGTGAAGAAAATTCATCTGTTTCAAAAGAGAAggcaaatgaaaatgatttacCAGTTGATAGTGTTGATGTTAAGCCAACACCAACTGAAGTAGAAAAGCAAGATGAAGTAGAAGGTGGGAAGGAGACTACTAAGAAACTTTCTGCTACTGCACCTCCGTTTAATCCATCTACAATTCCTGTCTTTGGATCGGTTTCAGGTCCAGGATTTAAAGATCATGGAGGCATTTTACCTCCACCTATTAATATTCCTCCAATGCTTACCGTTAATCCAGTTCGCAGATCACCACATCAGTCAGCAACAGCCAGGGTCCCCTATGGTCCACGATTATCTGGAGGCTACAATAGATCTGGTAATCGGATCCCCCGTAATAAGCAAATTTCGCAAAATAGTGATCACAGTGCAGATGGGACTCTCTTCAATGCTTCTAGAATTATGAATCCCCTTGCAGCTGAGTTTGTACCTGGTCACCCTTGGGTTCCAAATGGCTATCCAGTATCTCCAAATGCGTATTTGGCTTCCCCAAATGGTTACCCATTTCCCCCCAATGGTATTCTGCTGTCTCCAACTGGTTATCCAGCACCGGTTAACGGTATTCCTGTGACTCAAAATGGAAGTCCTGTAGATGCATCACCACCAGGTTTAGATGACGATTCTGAAACAAAAACTGAGACTGAAGATGAAACAAACAATGACTTAACTAATTCTTCAACTGATATTGAATGTGAAAATCAAAAAGAAATGGATCCAAAGCCAGATGTTAAATCTGTAGAAACCGATCACTCGCATTCTAATGTTCAAGAAAAGCTCCATGACTCTGCTCCAGTGGCTGCCACTGATTCTGTTGCAACAAAAGAAGTTTCCCAAGACACAGTTGAGgagaaaaaatccaaaaagcGCTGGGGAGATTCTAGTGACAATGAAGAGGTTTCTAATTGA
- the LOC101206307 gene encoding heptahelical transmembrane protein 2: MSSHRKCDDRRDVEVNYKEKRIRARKNETRSLQRRLVKFKDLPEYLKDNEFILDYYRCEWPVKEALYSVFSWHNETLNIWTHLIGFLIFGAMVVLTLMEGTELGDFLLANFSRGTVTVPFWTTMGMEKDVNGSDSFIPETRHVSKSSVFLVDRADTTTALPRWPWFVFLVSAMGCLVCSSLSHLLACHSKRYNLFFWRLDYAGISLMIVGSFFAPIYYVFLCNFYSQLFYLSSISVLGVAAIVTLLAPALSAPRFRAFRASLFLTMGFSGIIPTAHAVALYWGHQRIYLAFSYEFVMAVLYAAGAGLYVSRIPERWKPGAFDIAGHSHQLFHVFVVLAALVHSAATMYIVDFRRSSPTCSS; the protein is encoded by the exons ATGAGCAGCCATCGCAAATGCGACGATCGGCGAGACGTGGAGGTTAATTATAAGGAGAAGAGGATCAGGGCGAGGAAGAACGAAACCAGGTCGTTGCAAAGGCGATTGGTGAAGTTCAAGGACTTGCCAGAGTATCTTAAAGACAACGAGTTTATATTGGACTATTACCGGTGCGAATGGCCGGTGAAAGAGGCGCTGTACAGTGTATTTTCATGGCACAACGAAACTCTGAACATCTGGAC CCATTTGATAGGGTTTCTTATATTTGGGGCAATGGTTGTGTTGACGCTAATGGAAGGGACGGAGCTCGGAGATTTTCTCCTCGCCAATTTCTCAAG AGGTACAGTTACGGTGCCGTTTTGGACGACAATGGGTATGGAAAAGGACGTCAACGGCTCTGATAGCTTTATTCCC GAAACAAGACACGTCTCAAAGTCATCAGTTTTCTTAGTAGACAGAGCTGATACAACAACGGCTTTGCCGAGATGGCCATGGTTCGTTTTCTTAGTTAGTGCCATGGGTTGCTTGGTTTGTAGCAGCCTCTCCCACCTTCTCGCTTGTCATTCCAAACGCTACAACCTTTTCTTCTGGCGCCTAGATTACGCAGGCATTTCTTTGATGATTGTCGGATCTTTCTTTGCTCCTATTTATTACGTCtttctttgcaatttttattctCAGTTGTTCTATCTTTCTTCAATATCTGTGCTTGGTGTTGCTGCTATTGTTACTCTTCTTGCACCTGCTCTCTCGGCCCCTCGTTTCCGTGCCTTCAGAGCTTCCTTATTTCTCACCATGGGGTTCTCGGGAATAATCCCCACTGCACATGCTGTTGCTCTCTACTGGGGACATCAGCGTATTTATCTCGCCTTCTCCTATGAGTTTGTCATGGCGGTTCTATATGCTGCAGGAGCTGGGTTGTATGTTAGTCGAATACCAGAACGATGGAAGCCCGGTGCATTCGACATTGCAGGACACAGCCACCAGCTTTTTCACGTGTTTGTTGTTCTAGCAGCCCTGGTGCATAGTGCAGCAACAATGTATATTGTTGATTTTCGACGGAGTTCACCCACTTGCAGCTCTTAG